The following is a genomic window from Phaseolus vulgaris cultivar G19833 chromosome 6, P. vulgaris v2.0, whole genome shotgun sequence.
TTTCAAAATATgctaaaatatgaataatttaatCATCTTGTTATTGTGTCTCAGTGTTAACAAAATAGACATGAATAACCACCatgatattaaattataataagcTTGGATTGACAAAATTCAcgttttatataaaattattaatagtgTAACTTACACCAGTGTACTTTAATCCCTCCTCATATGTATACGTGTAAACAATATGTACTTACTATTCCAGTGAACAGTATTGATACAATACCAGACAGACCAAGGCCTTCAGCAAGCATGTacctaaaaaagaaaatattttcgtATTGATTTACATCATGAATGAAAGTTGAGAAGATTGTATGAAAGTTATGAACAAAGGATCCAAGAAGACATCTTACGAGAAATATGGGAAAAGGACAAATAGACAGCTCTCCAAGTTCTGAAGGCTGAATGGAACCATAAAATTCTTCTGATCAGTTTATTCCAAACATGATGGAATCATCAAACAACAAATCTTCCCAtcaaaactaatataaaatactTACTTGTCAATATCTAATCCTGCATACTTAAATAGGTTCTGGTAGTCAAGGTTTCACAACatatttttacttataaatCTGACCAAAATGAGTACTACAAATATATAGAACAAGAATGGATTTCAAAGGATATCAAAGCAGATATAAATCCAACTCCAACACCTGCAAAATCACCAAATGAATCACAACTAAGGAATAGCATCTGTGATGCAAAAGTTGACAAAATAAAACTAGTTCCTTAGTGAGGCTCCCCCACTCCCCTGAACCACAACCTAAACAGAACATTTTATAAAGACTGACCTGCTGACATTGACCCTACAAAAGTCTCCAAAAACCGAACAACCACCATGAATAAATTTTGTCCAGATGGATCAGCTTTAACAGATGACATTGTCCTGCAAAGTACGTGCTTAAGTTAAAAATGAACCTTAATGATATTGGTCTACTTCAGATAAAAGCCATATACTTCAGACATTCAGGTACCTGTACAAAGAAATAGCCATCTGCCCATAACACAAGAGGGAGGATTaagacaaaagaaaaaacaaaaataacattagaaaaaacaatgaaaaagaTCATCCAATTAGCACTATCTATCTTTAACCATATCTGCactacagaaaaaaaaattatgtgcaTTCTCCAGCAACAGGAACTTACTGCATCATTCAAAACAGATTCCCCAAAAACCAAGGCGTATAGATTGACATCAGTGCCCAGCTCCTGCAAATAACAAAGGTGAAGTTCCATgttagaaattaaatatatcATAAGATATAGATTTATTGTGCATATGCGGTCAGGATTAAGATGAAGGAAAACAGAAGACGAGCTCAGATAGAAAATAGGAAAGCACAAAGTTTAGTGGTCAATAGCAAGCTATAGCAGGATAGTGGAGCGGCCCTAGGCCACTATGGGCCTCAAATAGCAGCCAAAGTAGCAACTTTTACAAGATATAGCAGCACTACCATGATAAAGGCTTCAAAAAGGTATTTATTTTACCCCTATAACTAGTATTATCACCGGTGGATGACAGAATGGCAAAATTCAGCCATATAAAGATGCCATTGCAGCCTATGGCACTGCTACAACAGACCTTCCTTCACAAATTGCCTAAGGCAGTTGGCAAGAAATTCACCACACCAATCCACCATGGTGACCATGTTGCTGCAATTAAACAACATTTGCCTCAAACATCATTCTTTGGGGTTTTTTCGGGGTAAAATATTCCACAAGTTACCATTGTTTTGACCTTAATTTTTCACACTTTATATGACTACTTATCCTATTTCCATTCTTTCTTATTCCTTTGAACTTGCCAATTCACATTCTGCTAATTTTTTATTCACCCTAGATTGATGGTCATTCTGTGTGTAAACTTTACTAATGATTTATCCggaatttctttaattttgggGGTTTTGTTTATTACTTATAAGTGTCgtataaattatttagtttgtttataatatatataatggaGGTCATCCCACTCTTGCTTTTATGGACCACTATCTCAGATTGATAACTACGGCACAAATCTCTAATTTGATTCATAACTAGGCCATTTCATCCAGTTCTTGATGAGATGGTGAAGAATATTATAgaattgtaaaattttaaattttcctCACTATGGCTTCATGTTATTTTCCTGTTACGTACTATTAATGAAAATATGTtctataatgatattttttgtcattcataatttatttatggCATTATACCAAATGTTTATGATAATCTAAACCAAGATCTGAACTTGTGTGAAAAATGTAGAAACATGAGCAAAAAAAACAGACATAGAAGGGAATGTTAATCAACATGGCTATTGACATTCCACTGCCTTTTGTATTGGACATGCATATTGGATTAATGAACCTTATGGCTCACAAACTAGGATATTGAAACGTGCATATGGACTAACAGACTAAAGGTATAAATGGAAGAATTACAAAATAAAGAGGAAAATCACCTGAAATATGGACAAAACAGTAACAGGATCAGTAGCTGATATAAGAGCACCAAACATCAGGCACTCTACGAAAGGTAGCTTATACATTAGAAAGAGCACACCACCAAGATAACTGCAGCATAGATGAAAAATAATAAgcaattaattgaaaaaattcCTCATACAATCAATAGCACACTATGGCAGCAGTATAGTAGAATAGTGGAGTGGAGAGGAGCTGCCTTGAACCACTGTGGGATTCAAATAGCAGAGTGGTTTTCAATGGCGACCATTGTGGCTACTATAGCAGCAAAAATGGATTTTTCTGCGGGATAGCAGCACTACCATGATACAGCCTTCAAAAAACCCATTGTTACCCTAGAACACCATTTTGTGGGGGTTTTCGGGTAAAATATTTCACAAAAAAGTAACCTTAGTTTTGACCTCTGTTCCTATACATTTTTTTCGCGTGttctttcttctccttcctGGGTCACATTCGGATAATTTTTATCTAATTTGCTATATTCATTTCCTATTATTTTCACAACGATATTTCATGTTTTGACATTACTATCATGTTATTATTGTTTCAACATTGATGGTGATTGTGTTTAACTTGTGAGCTATTATTTATCatgaatttctttaattttgggCATTTTTTTATTGAGTATTTATGTGTAGAATACACTTGTAATATGTATTCTAACTAAGCTTCTAAAACCTGCAATTGCAATTTCAGCCACAAGGTCAAAATTCTTAGGATCACAGTGACCACAATTATGACTGCATTGACCGCATTTGTCAACAGTATAGCACAATATCAAGGATTGCAGCGAAAATACTACCAGTACCATGACCACAATTTGAAACCTTTCATAACATTTAAATGGTGGTCATCCTGCTTCCCCTTATCTCTGGATAGCATTTTCAAAGTTAGTCGCTAAGAACCACTATCAAATATTCAAGATTGATAAAGGTCTGTCTGGATGAGTTTCTCTATAAACAcatataagaagaaaaaaacttaaACTTACATAAAAGAACTTCCATAATTTAGCCTAATAAGAACGCGTACCAATTACACCAAAAGAGaggttaaaaaaaacttacacCAAGATACCCGTAACAATTGAAGCTATAAAGGTGCCGAGGATAGCAAATGTGACAATTGCTCCAAAATTCGAGAAAAATGGTTTCTGCAAATGAATAACACCATTAACACCAAGTCAAAAGGCTTGTCCTAGAGAACAGAAGACTTGTTTGGGTAGAGGCAAAAAAGAGTTTCTGAGAGCTTCTCTACTGGAAATATAGAGGGATTCTTTTCTCGGTAAACAAATTCTCAAAAGACGTTCTAGCTTCGTATCCAAACAAGCTAAAACACATGTCTAGACAAAAGAGCACAGTGGAGGAACTCACAGGTGCGAGACTGAACCCAGACTGAGTAAGAGGAGTCAAGAAAAACACGAGATAGTGTAGCCACAATACATGATTAAAACAAATAACTAAAAATTCgaggaaaagaaaacaataacaGTATCTATCAGAGGATATAATATGATAGGAGGTAGCAAGAACAGGAAGAAAAACTCCTCGTGAAAATTGAACCACGCCCTGTACAAATTTCACAATCCAAATGTCAGCTCCggaaaataaattcaaaaaaccAATAACAGAGTTCATTATTAGTGAAAACAACCTGATACTAGTCTCGGTGTCTGAAATGTTTGCCAGAATGCCAACAATTAACCCTGGAGAGTGAAAGTTAGGTTAAAAAAAcgggaaaaaagaaaaaagaaagttcAAGAAAGGAAAGAGAAGGTACCTATGAGAAGAGAAGCACTGGCTTCGGGGATGATGTAAACCTTCTTGCGACGGAGAACGTGGCCGAGGACGAAGGACAGGACGAGCATCATGATCTGCAGAAGGATTCCGACGCCGGCAGCTTGTTGGTCCTTGCCGGGAGCCTTGCGAGTGTCGGCCGGAGAAATTTCAATCTCCGAAGCCATTGTCCTTGCCGAAAGCAATTATCCGATTGCTTCCGATTGCGATTGGATTTCTTGGCGAATCAGAACAGAACGCTGTTCTCTCAACAACTCTGTTCTGATCAGATTCTCTCTTTCAATTCCTTTTCTCCACTCTTCTTTCTTACCTCTACGACTCCGCTTCTGCAAAGaacaataaataatagtaaaataataaacacataatttaactacaatattattttagtgtAAATAAAAACTATGATTATAAATTATTCACTCTTAcgataatttcttaaaaaaaatcagtaaatAGGGTATAAATTTATTCATCTAATAACATTTTGTAtagttaaatttgttttatattagtttttggCTAAccttcgttttttttttcaccataACTAATTAACGGTCTAACAATTTCTCCCCACCGTATTAGTCATGTACACCACCACATATTAACAATTTCACCTTCTAGAAACACTTTATATATTTGACTAACATTATTTCTAAGGAAAatggtaataaaaaaatattacatcaaTGGTATCTGAAAATCAAATGTGCAAATTTGAGCTGAGGGTTTTAtggattgagttagacttaaaattcattttgtaatatggtatcagagtcatctCGATCTTATtttagcgagtgtttgttgaaTCTATCGTGTCACTCACTATCGACTGTTATCGGACCACACACAAGCAGTTACCCTTAAGGTTAGGAATGTGTTGGAGATGCAAAGATCATGAAGTAGTTTTATGAgattaaattagacttaaagtttacTTCGTAATAAATGataagtaaataataaaatattttatgaatataagaaaaatagtttttaattaattattaatggcAAAAGCCTTTGTAATTAGTTGTGTTATTAACTATAGTCAAATTTTCTTCTTTGCGTGTGCTGCCGAGTCACGTAACAAGAAAAAAGTGCACTTTTGACTTATCCTTACAGTACTGCgtgataaaagaaaagtgattctacttttaattttaagaacTTTATTTAAGATAAGAtgtgttttcttcttcttttgcatGAGGTTGATTGTTTAATTGGCATGTAGTACGATTGTTGAAGTTTTATTCTGTTAATTAATACaaaagtatttaaattttaaaataactattgtAAAAATCAATAAACTTAGTGTATATTAGTTTGtgataaaatcaaatatataaaatttatattttgaatatatatatagttatagtTATAGATggaatttatttataaagaaactaaccaaaattaaataaaaagtgatGTTGAAAACTGAATATTGCATTTGATCAATAATAACATCACTTAGAAATTGatgcaaaaaataatttaaatatacatctatcttttcaaaacaaaactataataaaatttcaaacttAAAAAGTGACACTCAAATACGACAATTAACTAACTACACAAACTATTTCAATAAATCTTAAATCAACCAATATTATCAATTTTGTTGTGAAAAAATAGTATTCAAATGTTTTTTCTATACTCATTCTTTGaaagtttatttaaattttattttgtaggaATATATTTTAGATAATTAGAATGATtgtattttgttaaaaataatcTAGAGTTTAAAGATccattgaaataaaaattgtgCTTGAACCGACTTTAGAAAAAAAGAAGGCAGAATAaagaaaatagttaaaataattattttcaaattttgtacttTAGTAATACCCTAAAGAATAATTGAAATTAAGAAAGCTTTATCTTTTTGTCAAACTAAACACcattttcttcttatttattGACCGGTTAAAAACAGAATAGCTTTTTTTGTTAGATACATTGGTCAACAGTGATATATCTACGTTAAATTTATGGCTATTTTAATAAACAATTTTCTGTTcgatatgatatttttttataataatgtaaATTCTTTTACTATacaatgtaaaatatatttttgcaaTTCAATATATGGGTTTGGTAGAGTTAGTTATAACTACACTTCATGGTTGTGTGGTTGAAGTAGGGAATCAGAGTAGGAGCAGTGGACGAAGATGATTATGCGCTCATTAGCGCCAAACCTTAGACAGAACACGAGTTCCAGACTCAACCCCAACCACCTTTCAAACATCATCGGAAACATCAAACATTCTTTTTACCACCAAACTTTCAGAACCAACTTTTCGTCATCATCTGTCACTCATTTCCGCCAAGACATTTCCCAAACCAACTACCTAATCGCCTCCCACGTTCGCCGAGGCGATCCTGTCTCCGCATGGATCCTCTTTCACTCTTTACGTCGCGCGCGTGCCGTTGTCGATGCCTACACCTTCACCTCCGTCTTGCGCGCTTGTACTCTCTTGCATGTTTCTCAACTCGGGATACAAGTCCATGCCCAAATGCTCAAAACCGGTGCTGATTCCGGAACCGTCGCGAAAACCTCGCTGGTGGATATGTACTCGAAGTGTGGGTCTTTGGACGAGGCAGTGAAGGTGTTTGACGAAATGAGTCAGCGAGATGTTGTCGCTTGGAACGCTTTGCTTTCGTGTTTTTTGCGGTGCGATCTTCCTGTTGAGGCTGTTGGGGTTCTTAGGGCAATGGGGAGGGAGAATGTTGAGGTTAGTGAGTTTACTTTGTGTTCTGCGTTGAAGTGTTGCGCTTCTTTG
Proteins encoded in this region:
- the LOC137832089 gene encoding sodium/hydrogen exchanger 6-like — translated: MASEIEISPADTRKAPGKDQQAAGVGILLQIMMLVLSFVLGHVLRRKKVYIIPEASASLLIGLIVGILANISDTETSIRAWFNFHEEFFFLFLLPPIIFQSGFSLAPKPFFSNFGAIVTFAILGTFIASIVTGILVYLGGVLFLMYKLPFVECLMFGALISATDPVTVLSIFQELGTDVNLYALVFGESVLNDAMAISLYRTMSSVKADPSGQNLFMVVVRFLETFVGSMSAGVGVGFISALLFKYAGLDIDNLQNLESCLFVLFPYFSYMLAEGLGLSGIVSILFTGIVMKHYAYSNLSQSSQRFASAFFELISSLAETFVFIYMGFDIAMEQHSWSHVGFIFFSIIFIGIARAANVFSCAYLVNVVRPSHRRIPPKYQKALWYSGLRGAMAFALALQSVHDLPEGHGQTIFTATTAIVVLTVLLIGGSTGTMLEALDVVGGDDDSPLASVGTVTNFDGRNGYIAPPYNEESSSGNKIKMKLKELHKSAASFTAIDKNYLTPFFTSQNGDEDDEAEPFTSTRSGFHGQSPYSS